From one Saccharomyces cerevisiae S288C chromosome XVI, complete sequence genomic stretch:
- the ARR1 gene encoding Arr1p (Transcriptional activator of the basic leucine zipper (bZIP) family; required for transcription of genes involved in resistance to arsenic compounds; directly binds trivalent arsenic (As(III)) as does K. lactis ortholog, KIYAP8) yields the protein MAKPRGRKGGRKPSLTPPKNKRAAQLRASQNAFRKRKLERLEELEKKEAQLTVTNDQIHILKKENELLHFMLRSLLTERNMPSDERNISKACCEEKPPTCNTLDGSVVLSSTYNSLEIQQCYVFFKQLLSVCVGKNCTVPSPLNSFDRSFYPIGCTNLSNDIPGYSFLNDAMSEIHTFGDFNGELDSTFLEFSGTEIKEPNNFITENTNAIETAAASMVIRQGFHPRQYYTVDAFGGDVLLSAMDIWSFMKVHPKVNTFDLEILGTELKKSATCSNFDILISLKHFIKVFSSKL from the coding sequence ATGGCAAAACCGCGTGGAAGAAAAGGCGGCAGGAAGCCTTCACTTACTCCACCTAAAAATAAGAGAGCTGCGCAACTTAGAGCATCCCAAAACGCATTTAGAAAACGAAAGTTGGAAAGATTAGAAGAActagagaagaaagaagcTCAGCTAACGGTAACAAATGATCAAATTCACATAttaaagaaggaaaatgaaCTTCTCCATTTTATGTTGAGGAGTCTTTTGACTGAGAGGAACATGCCTTCTGATGAACGGAACATTAGTAAGGCCTGTTGTGAAGAAAAACCGCCCACATGTAACACTCTCGATGGTAGTGTGGTTCTTTCCTCCACATATAATTCCCTTGAAATACAACAATGCTACGTATTTTTCAAGCAACTGCTCTCAGTGTGTGTTGGAAAGAATTGTACAGTGCCGTCACCGTTGAATTCCTTTGATCGGTCCTTCTATCCCATAGGCTGTACGAATCTCTCAAATGACATACCAGGctattcttttctaaatGATGCAATGAGTGAGATTCATACGTTTGGTGACTTTAATGGGGAACTTGATAGTACCTTTTTGGAGTTTAGTGGGACTGAAATAAAGGAGccaaataatttcattacTGAAAACACTAATGCAATAGAAACAGCGGCAGCGAGCATGGTGATTAGGCAGGGTTTCCATCCAAGACAGTATTATACAGTGGATGCTTTTGGAGGGGACGTCCTATTAAGTGCGATGGATATTTGGAGTTTTATGAAAGTGCATCCAAAGGTTAACACATTTGACCTTGAAATTTTGGGAACAGAACTTAAGAAAAGTGCTACGTGTTCtaattttgatattttaattAGCCTCAAGCATTTCATTAAGGTCTTTTCGTCAAAATTATAA